The following are encoded together in the Plasmodium malariae genome assembly, chromosome: 1 genome:
- the PmUG01_01026100 gene encoding conserved protein, unknown function, which produces MSYVDLSGYKIPKNVFDALCPFERHKLMMSLRLLEKEKKENKNEQYLNDYDILKKKYNFIHDVSNEKNSLLQRYYNSICNKYVICDLTKYKETKIGLRWRTEEEIINGKGHIICSSKKCNNTDLKTYEFLFQYVEGEITKEVIKTDILPYMCVNFQVFVHLYVFTNVKVRACMDCAYKLHYRKIKKYLKKKEKKKLSREHRKKEKDRERNKEVQKEKDKEKENRKKRNKNEDRSSESNHSLSMPPENRSILREKKIYYVKKKLEKISLKNKEDKNEENIHFHDLLF; this is translated from the exons ATGAGTTATGTTGACTTGAGCGGCTACAAAATACCTAA AAATGTATTTGACGCGCTATGTCCATTCGAGAGGCATAAGCTGATGATGTCCCTTCGattattagaaaaagaaaaaaaagaaaataagaatGAACAGTATTTAAATGATTATGATATTctgaagaaaaaatacaatttcaTACATGATGTG TCAAACGAGAAAAATTCCCTTTTGCAAAGATACTATAACAGCATATGTAacaaatatgttatatgcGATCTGACAAAGTACAAAGAAACTAAA ATAGGATTAAGGTGGAGAACAgaagaagaaataattaaCGGTAAAGGACATATAATTTGCTCCTCTAAAAAATGCAATAATACAGACTTGAAGACGTACGAGTTTTTGTTTCAATATGTCGAGGGGGAAATTACAAAGGAGGTGATAAAAACAGATATTCTCccatatatgtgtgtaaatTTTCAAGTGTTTGTACATTTGTACGTGTTT ACAAATGTAAAAGTGAGGGCATGTATGGATTGCgcatataaattacattacaggaaaattaaaaaatacttaaaaaaaaaagaaaaaaaaaaattatcaagGGAACatagaaaaaaggaaaaggacaGAGAAAGGAATAAAGAAGtgcaaaaggaaaaagataaagaaaaggaaaatcgaaagaaaagaaataagaaCGAAGATCGCAGTAGTGAGAGTAACCATTCTTTATCTATGCCCCCTGAAAACCGATCAAtattaagagaaaaaaaaatatactat GTTAAAAAGAAGCTTGAAAAAATCtctctaaaaaataaagaagacaagaatgaagaaaatatacatttccatgatttattattttaa